In Streptomyces nojiriensis, the sequence CGGCGGCCGGTGGAGATCCGGACCAAGACGCGGGACGAGAAGGCGATGCTGGTCCACGAGATCGTGGTGGAGCAGGTGGCGGAGCTGCTGGGGCTCTCGCCGGAGACGGTGGACCCCCGGTACGGCCAGGACTGAGAGCCGTCCTGCTGCCGCGTACCGGGGGTGCCCCGTCATCCGGTGGTCGATCCGGTCATCCGGTCATCCGGTCAGGACGGAGAGGTCCTGGGCGGCCTTGGGGACCGAGACCGTGGAGCGGTCGTCCGAGAGTCCCTGGACGGTGAACATCGCGATGCCCTCGTGCGGGAGGGACAGGGTGCGGGCCGCGTGGACCGGGCCGCCCGAGACGGTCTCGACGGTGAGGGCGTAGGAGCCCTTGCCGCCCGCCGGGGCGAGGGTGAGCGTCTGCGTGGTGCCCGCCTTGACGTCGACCTCCTTGGAGGCCGCCTCGCCGCCGCCGGTGCCCGGCGAGGCGGTGACCTTGACCTTCGCGTCGGCTCCCGGGGCGGTCAGGGCCAGCAGGGTGGCGTTCTCCTCGGGCCGGTTGTCGGCCACGGTGGCCCGTGCTCCGACCGGCCCGGTGGCGGGGATGAAGCCGATCTCCTGCTTGGCGCCGCTGCCGCGGACCACCCGTAGCGCCGCGACGACCGGGGCGGACTTCTTGGGGTCGGACGGGGTCAGCAGCAGCGAACCGGCCTCGCCGCGGGTCAGGTCCTTGAGGTCCGCGGCCGCCGTCATACCGGCCTTGACGTGCAGCTGCTCGTTGCCGGCCGGGCTGATCGAGCCGCCGGGTGCGGCCAGGCGCACCTTCAGGTCCGCGTCTTCCTCGCCCGGTACGAAGACGACCAGCTTCACGGAGGCGGCGTCCGCCGGGATGCCCGGCAGTACGAGCGAGCCCGCGGGGTCGGCGGAGGCCGGCAGCCAGTCGGCGCCCACCCCCTCCTCGCCGACCTGCACCGATGCGCCGACCCGGCCCGCGCGGGTGGTCACGTGGGCGGTGGCGTCGGCGAGCTGCGCGCCCGGGACCAGGGTGGACAGCAGGACGGTCTTGGTGGACTTGGGGTCGACCCGGATGCTCTCGCTGGTGCCGGCGTCGGGCTTGGCCGGTCCGTCCGGGCCGAAGACCTTGATGTCGACGATGGCCGCGGCGTCGTCGGGGTTGGTGAGGTGGACGTAGTCCTCGCGGCCCTTGGCCGTGCTCACCGCGGGGAACCAGAAGTCGGTGCCGGGTGCGGTGCAGCCGACGCCGAGCACGCCGCGGCTCCGGCCGACCGAGACCTTGGTGGTCAGCTGCGCGGTCCAGCCGGGGGCGAGGACCCCGTCGGCGCTGCCGGTGAGGGCGGGGGCGTCGGCGCCGCTCGCGGTGGCCCCGAGGGGCTTGCCGGGCTCCTTGGGTTCCAGCACCGGTTTGGCGTCCTTGGTCGCGCCGAGCAGCCGGGCCGAGCCCTTGCCCTCGCCGGCGGGCGCGCCGGGGGTGAAGGACGTGTACGTGGTCTCGGCGATGTCCGAGGAGCTGGGCCCCGGGCA encodes:
- a CDS encoding DUF5719 family protein; its protein translation is MKQRAPLTLAAVTAALAALTGVAALTAPAADGKAADGKAAAARMPVERSLLVCPGPSSSDIAETTYTSFTPGAPAGEGKGSARLLGATKDAKPVLEPKEPGKPLGATASGADAPALTGSADGVLAPGWTAQLTTKVSVGRSRGVLGVGCTAPGTDFWFPAVSTAKGREDYVHLTNPDDAAAIVDIKVFGPDGPAKPDAGTSESIRVDPKSTKTVLLSTLVPGAQLADATAHVTTRAGRVGASVQVGEEGVGADWLPASADPAGSLVLPGIPADAASVKLVVFVPGEEDADLKVRLAAPGGSISPAGNEQLHVKAGMTAAADLKDLTRGEAGSLLLTPSDPKKSAPVVAALRVVRGSGAKQEIGFIPATGPVGARATVADNRPEENATLLALTAPGADAKVKVTASPGTGGGEAASKEVDVKAGTTQTLTLAPAGGKGSYALTVETVSGGPVHAARTLSLPHEGIAMFTVQGLSDDRSTVSVPKAAQDLSVLTG